A window from Exiguobacterium marinum DSM 16307 encodes these proteins:
- a CDS encoding prepilin-type N-terminal cleavage/methylation domain-containing protein, translating to MKKDSVCRRCEQGFTMIEMTAVLLILPIFILLLAELMLLGQKLYEQPKWNHHTTPQLIVRRLINSENCRVDAGRLRGEFVKSDDEVWPWTIKQLNGNLVMVGDGGGNLLFLRGIAQYHVESIGKGFRISWTDSSFKRERHVMCMNGDSSSLSP from the coding sequence GTGAAAAAGGATTCTGTTTGCCGACGTTGTGAACAAGGATTTACTATGATTGAGATGACGGCAGTATTGCTGATTCTTCCGATATTTATCTTATTGTTAGCGGAATTGATGCTGCTTGGTCAAAAGCTTTACGAACAGCCTAAATGGAATCATCATACGACACCGCAACTGATTGTACGACGTTTGATAAACAGTGAAAATTGCCGTGTAGACGCCGGTCGCTTACGAGGAGAATTTGTTAAGTCGGATGATGAGGTATGGCCATGGACGATTAAACAGTTGAATGGGAATTTGGTCATGGTTGGAGACGGAGGGGGGAACTTGCTATTTTTAAGAGGAATCGCTCAGTACCATGTCGAATCGATTGGAAAAGGATTTCGAATTTCATGGACCGATTCGTCGTTCAAAAGAGAGCGGCACGTGATGTGTATGAACGGGGATTCTTCCTCATTGTCACCTTGA
- a CDS encoding shikimate kinase — translation MNKKPFYIVGFMGTGKSTLFTFMQEHGDVVDLDEEIETWIGTDIATYFDQYGESAFRDVESKVLQQIDADFVLTGGGIVERSENIHWMREHGMIIHLDLPFEECWARIKDSNRPLVKKGEAEVRTLYNRRTTLYQEADETINASRTPQCTAEQIIRMKEEKV, via the coding sequence ATGAATAAGAAACCGTTTTATATCGTGGGATTTATGGGTACAGGTAAGTCTACCTTGTTCACTTTTATGCAAGAACATGGAGACGTTGTGGACCTCGATGAAGAAATCGAAACCTGGATTGGAACCGACATCGCTACATATTTTGACCAATACGGGGAGTCAGCGTTTCGAGACGTGGAATCAAAAGTGCTTCAGCAAATCGATGCTGACTTTGTTCTCACGGGTGGTGGTATTGTCGAACGCTCTGAAAACATTCATTGGATGCGCGAACACGGTATGATCATTCATTTAGATTTACCATTTGAGGAATGCTGGGCACGGATTAAAGATTCGAATCGACCGCTTGTGAAAAAAGGAGAGGCGGAAGTTCGGACACTGTACAACCGACGGACCACTCTTTATCAAGAAGCGGACGAGACGATTAATGCGTCCCGGACACCGCAGTGTACTGCAGAGCAAATTATCCGTATGAAGGAGGAAAAAGTATGA
- the gcvT gene encoding glycine cleavage system aminomethyltransferase GcvT, protein MERVTLKRTPLFELIEPKAKMVDFAGFEMPILFSSIKEEHLAVRQNVGMFDVSHMGEIRIEGPDALEQVQNLVTNDVSKIKVGQAQYNLLCLEDGGVVDDLLVYRLDEDAYWLVVNASNIEKDEAHIRRYVNGDVTVTNESDGYGQIAIQGPNAETILQKITNVKLKEIGFFKFINGDVAGVPSVISRSGYTGEDGFEIYARAEGISAVWEALESEGVIPCGLGSRDTLRFEACLPLYGHELDESVTPFEANLNFAVKLDTDFIGKDALVSQKENIPTRLVGLRLLGRGIARQGAQVEVDGDVVGVVTTGTMPPTINESIAWARVDARYKDEERFVIDIRGKKIEAERVPTPFYKRTK, encoded by the coding sequence ATGGAAAGGGTTACTTTGAAACGTACGCCTTTATTTGAATTGATTGAACCGAAGGCGAAGATGGTTGATTTTGCGGGATTCGAAATGCCGATTTTGTTCTCTTCGATTAAGGAAGAACATCTGGCTGTGCGTCAAAACGTGGGGATGTTTGATGTATCTCACATGGGAGAGATTCGGATTGAGGGACCAGACGCACTTGAACAAGTACAGAACCTCGTGACGAATGACGTCTCGAAAATTAAAGTTGGTCAAGCTCAGTACAACCTTCTGTGCCTTGAAGATGGTGGAGTGGTGGATGATTTGCTTGTCTATCGCTTAGATGAGGACGCCTATTGGCTCGTCGTCAACGCCTCGAATATCGAAAAAGATGAAGCGCATATTCGCAGGTACGTCAATGGTGACGTGACTGTGACAAATGAGTCTGACGGGTACGGTCAAATTGCCATCCAAGGACCGAACGCAGAAACAATTCTTCAAAAAATCACAAATGTAAAACTCAAGGAAATCGGGTTCTTCAAGTTTATAAACGGTGATGTGGCAGGCGTCCCGTCTGTTATCTCACGTAGTGGATATACAGGGGAGGATGGTTTCGAAATCTATGCTCGGGCTGAAGGAATCTCTGCCGTTTGGGAAGCTCTTGAATCAGAAGGCGTGATCCCTTGTGGACTAGGTTCACGAGATACACTTCGTTTTGAGGCGTGCTTACCGCTCTATGGACATGAGCTAGATGAGTCGGTTACACCGTTTGAGGCGAATCTCAACTTTGCTGTTAAGTTAGACACGGATTTTATCGGGAAAGATGCGCTTGTCTCTCAAAAAGAGAACATTCCGACTCGATTAGTAGGCTTGAGATTACTCGGGCGAGGGATCGCTCGTCAAGGAGCGCAAGTCGAAGTCGATGGTGATGTGGTAGGTGTCGTCACGACCGGTACGATGCCTCCGACGATTAATGAATCGATTGCTTGGGCACGAGTCGATGCACGCTATAAAGATGAAGAACGATTCGTCATCGACATTCGGGGCAAAAAGATTGAAGCGGAACGCGTACCGACACCTTTCTATAAACGGACGAAATGA